CAAGCGAAATAAGTTTGGTATGTCCCAATTTTTAGCGTTATTAAAAATAACTGGAAAATATTGAATTCTCAGTGCCAAATGGAATTAATTTTGCAAAGTAAACGGTTCTAGCTTGCACGACTATAATTATGTCCGACGTATCTTATAAAACATATAGAGAATGATTATAGAAGGACTTAGTATTACCTGATACCCAATTCGGATAGAATGTCGAATAACGGAATGTTCCAGACAGCCAATCATCAAATGTCATATATTGTTTGTTGTCGGCTCTTTCTTGCACCATACCTTAAAAGAGTGTTAAATAGTGAtgactatattttaaatatcagCATGTTtcaaacatataataatattcgAACTGTGTTACTTTTATAAGGCTAAACGATAATTTTATGGAATCTACATGTTTGTATTATCTTATAGTAAAATTCAATCTCAATTTCAGTACCGCAGAAAAAGGTGAAACGGGATTTTACTTTTTCTTGATTataatatacaaatttaaaaaacaattgtcTTAGATTTACATGCTTatacacattttttttaataaatactatACCCATGGGTTCCACATCTTTCTTTACCAGGTGTTCTTCTTTTTCATCTTGACCTCGAATATTCCAAGCAGTAATACATAAGACTGCTACAACTGACATAAATCCTAGTGCTATTGTTAATTTTAGCTTTGCCATTCCCGATAAAGAACCTTGATTTGCAAAACctatatattacaaaataaatgataatgAAATCTATATGTTATTCAAATCAATTACAAAAAAAGCATTGagaataattacatttgtcaaaattaaaataaacaaaattaaggTATTAAACTTGATCAAAAAGTTTATTATCTAATGAAACGATGATAAAAAAACAAGGCAAacatttaacaaaaaatttgatattttacagTAATTAGAGcaatagtaattaaattaatcatCACAGAAAAGTAAGCCTGTCTCATGGGTATGTACGTATAAATCAAACAAATACTTAGAATAATCGTGAATAGAGAATTAcagaattaattttttcaaagcgaTGCTATCGATGTATCCATACACTCTCGTGCAGTGTGGTCCGAAgctgtcggctccgcgggccacaaaattatttttgcattgttcgcgggccacaatagagCAAAgattaggtaaacagtgcaatgaaaaacaaacacatttattgtgcaaacacacaGTTGTCAGACATAGCCATTCCGGGCTAATAggatccgcattcgatttttagttttctatgatgcctatattattagcatatattcccgaccaaagatagaaagccagataataatttagactgccaagcacatcaatcaacttcgctagttgtcTCAGCTAGCCATTACTATCCATTACAGCCAGCCATCAATCCAGTgacagtgacattagtgatgtaacaatacgaggtgtggctaaaaagaaacgagactgacgtcacagattgcgcaacacgattaaccattggtaatcaacacttttacagtgtggtgtaatatgtgttctttgttcaacagcttttttgacacaatatcgcaattatttttgctctttaggagtcgtaggtgaatgtgattaattgcttgttgaaaaaaaaattgccgtgcgagatctgattgagttttttggcgatagggggttcagttgcagaatgacgattgggcAAAGAGTTaccattaaattttgtgtcaaacttggaaaaatgcatgtcaactgggcaacatttaatcgttgagctttctgctcctcagtcaacagccttggcaccattttggcactcacctttcacaagccaaaagtgtcaaccaaactggtgcgaaccgtttttttttgtcttttccaacttcgcaatgacgcgaattgttgagcgacggtcgctgcgaatcaactgcctttcacaactgaactcacaactgataccttttcgatgttggtatcagttgtggaagtgcaaggccttcctgacttcgaatcatcctccacatcctccctgcatcccacaaatcgcttgtgccattcaaaaactcttgttctggacatggaagaatctccataaacatcacacaatttcttcaaagtcgcagtcgccgtttttccaagtttgacacaaaatttaatgttaattcattgctcaatcgtcattctgcaattgaaccccctatcgccaaaaaactcaatcagatctcgcacggcaatttttttttcaacaagcaattaatcacattcacctatggctcctaaagagcaaaaataattgcgatattgtgtcaaaaaagctgttgaacaaagaacacatattacaccacactgtaaaagtgttgattaccaatggttaatcgtgttgcgcaatctgtgacgtcagtctcgtttctttttagccacacctcgtatgtcaaaagattttcctaaataattttattacgaaacaacacgaactGCTTGAACTGgtattgattactctccgaatgtgacgcgggccacagataatgaagcggcgggacACGTATGGCCACCAGTATCAAATAGGGTCATCTTAACAATATAATATGCTACAAGGTTGATTGAATATCACAATTTTCCATTTTACTAATGAAATAAAAGTCTGAAAAGCAGTGTTAATTAAAAtgtaatatacagggtgtctcaaaattaagtatacacttttaaacATAGAAAACAtggtatggataagtagtaaaatttaggtatcgtttgcatttttcatcaacccacagaatcacaaggagattaacccaagaaatgaggtgcaaaattgctgtttggcaagaagcatataaatcagtaaggcaTACTCAGCGCCTCTTTCTAGGGTTGATCTTCTTTTCATTCTGTGTCTTGAGGAAAAAtccaaacaatacctaaattttactacttatccatactatgttttctgaagaaatgaacgccccacgatgagtacctgaaaagcgaagcaaaattaaaagtgtatgcCTAATTTTGAGACACCCCGTATATACAGGTTTACAGTTGGATGACAGATATGAATTGAAACTTCTTTTCGAAACATACAGGACATATGAAATACGAATGTTTTttacattaatatatatattagttaagtaaccaattaatttattttctcttcCGACGCATTGGTCTTTTTTTCTCAGCTTTTCGCGCCTCTGATGTCGGTCCACAGATTACCCCTGTGTCAGGTTTATCAAGATCAAAACACCGGCACATTTGCTTCGtaatcattttatatatatttctgtaactaTTCTTTACATTTCCCATGTAGTGATTGTCATCTGCAGCGTAAAAAGCACCAAACTCCACGTCGTTTTCAATCAACGCCATAGTGAGTCGTGCTGCGTTTTGAAAATGTACGTTTTCATCTGCTGTTCCATGGAAGACATAGTACTGGTGGTTCTTGAAATTTTCAAACTTCTGCATCGTCGTTGACTTATTGTATCCTATCTGTTACAGGAGATTTAGTCAGACATATACCACGAtgtaaatcaaaatattcaaaacaaaactgGTCACTTGGGAGGAACCTAAGTCGGAACTGCCGAAAAAGGTATACGAAAAAGATTCAACACAAAAATGATATTGCAATATTCTATGGGTTTCAAATAATGTGCCATAAGTCAAGTTGGCTTTTACTTTAAAGCCTTCATAGGAATAAAGATGTTAACGAATCTTAAAAGTTAATTATCCTGGTTTGTCAACggttaaattaataatatttcatgatCAATGCAAGTTGTACTGAATGGTAGAATCCACAAACATTTCGTGTTTTGTGGCAAAACAATTCTGATGGTCTGGTGTTGTTTCGTAAACAGAAGCGGCCTGCCATTTAGTTTGTTACTCGTAcctcattttcaattttgtttttcatataaCGTTCGGTATATATAGTATGATAAAATTCCCAATCCGTAACTGGAGCAACTGCATATCCACACTTGAAAACGCCTTCAGAATCTTCTTCTATTGTTCGCGTCGTGGCATACCTGGACAAATATTATTGGTTTATTTGAACGAACAAACTAATATTCAAACTAAATCATCAGAAAATACATATCGATTTTTTGTTGCTACAGAAGCAAATGAAACAACTTAAGAAATTTTAATATGACCCTTTACGATTGCcattaaaatattcattattacaTGATTGGAGAGCACTGTCGTGGTGTACACGTGTAATCGAATATAGATAAAGTGTGGATACGGATAAAACAACAAGGAGACATTCCTTTACATCACTAAAACATAACTTACCCGCCGTATGACCACCCCCATATTGCTGTCTTACTTTCATCAATGAAGTCGTTTTCTGCTGCCAGAATTTTAGCTGCTGCAATTTGATCTGCTGGTTCATATTGTCCCAATTTCATATATACCTGAAATTAATGGAAACGCATCATTAGAACGCACTATTTCAGCGGCAGTTAGACAACGTCCTTTCTTAGCAGTGCTAAATTTAAATGTGGATGAACAAATAAATATCTCAGATTTGGAGGGTAACTCGTACATCATTCACACAGATTGAACAGAATTGGTCAACTTAAAACACATCCGACTGATAGTTTTTTATTCACCATATAAATAAAGAACAAACCTGGTGCATTATTTCGTCTCCACGAAATCCTGTTCCTCTTCCGTCGAAACTCATTACGATGACGTCCAGAGTACTGGCAACGTAATCTTTCCAGCTAACCGAAAATCTTTCCACAACCTCTTGATAAGCTGGGCCTATGTATCGAAAAATACTTgtaaatcgttttgttatggTAAATTATCACCTCGAGATACATGCGATACGATTTCAacattgttgaaatttttgagatattgtgcaaatgatataaaatatttaggcTACCAGAGCCTTGTATCACTCGGAAGAAATGTCACAAATAACTTTCATTTTTCCGGTATAAGTACACAATGACATTATTCGCTTTGACACTGTTGAAGTTATGCAAATGATATATAAACAATCTATTCTATGCTGATATCGCTTGTGAGGAACAACctcaaattttttcttttccatTCACTGGCACACGTACTCAATACTGTTAGTCGTGCACCGCTGTTTGAAAATATGTACATTTAAAGTagttttttctaaatatttcatCGAGACATGATATCCACCAATTCACCTAAATGTGGCAAATTAGAGATGCTATGATATCTAGATGCAAAAATATCTAAGATGCTAACAGTTAtgtcaaaatcaaatattatttaatgcaaatataatacataattatttttacaatcTCCACCAGAAAATATTCCTATGTGGTACGCAAGCTCATCTTTTAGAAGTGAATACCTGGTTTTCGAACGTGTAAAAATGTCCGTACGACCCTAGCTATTCTATCGACTTTCGGATAATCTATTACGATATgtgttgaaaatatatttttttcactgTGTGTTTCAACATTGAAATCTTCTTAATAACTTATGAAGCATACGCTTGACTAACAGTGAGTTACATTTACAGAAAACTTTTACTATGTAACTCCACCTGAATAAACTTGAACCAACATCGGATATTTTTTGGTTTCGTCGAAATTTGGTGGTTTATGGAGAGTGTAGTAGAATGTTCCATCCACTCCAGGTAAAGTGAGCTCACCAAATTCTCTTGTGCGAAAATGGTAGGCttgaaaaaaaatcacagcAATGTTATGTTATGTAAAAAGATGATCGAGAAGACGACTTCGATAAAAAAATTCAGATAATATTTCGATAAATGAACAACGAGTGTCCCACTTGTatcacgtgtcccacttgtcctacGTGTCCCGCTTGTACTACATCTCCCGCTTGTACTACGTGTCCcgcttgtaccacgtgtcccacttgtaccccGTGTCCCTCTTGTCTCACTTGTCTAATGTGTCCCACTTGTATCACGTGTCCCGCTTGTACTACATCTCCAGCTTGTACTACATCTCCcgcttgtaccacgtgtcccacttgtaccccGTGTCCCTCTTGTCTCACTTGTCTAATGTGTCCCACTTGTATCACGTGTCCcccttgtaccacgtgtcccacttgtaccacgtgccCCACTTGTCgtacgtgtcccacttgtcccacgtgtcccactgacccacgtgtcccacttgtctcaCTTGTTCCACGTGTCCACGTGTGTCAAGTGGAACACGACATTTTGAAGACACCGAATAAACAACCAAGTGCCAATTCACACTGTTTATTCGCTTTGGTTTAAAACAGGATGACTTTCCTAAAGAAAAgcaacagtaataaaaattgttgtATGTGCCACAGCAGTCTTGAAACAAATTTCATATCAAATCTTACCATCCatattttcaatcaattgtGAATTATTCTGAACAACGCGAACAAAGTCAATTGCACCGGTGTTTGAAATAGAATGAAGGGTTGATATTGGGGCAccttaaataataaaaaatgtaagCATAATGTTCCATTTATGTAGCTTTATTCTTTATCGTGTGTATTATCAGAACAATTCTCATACTTCgtaacaacaacaaacggaAACGTGTCTAAATTACgatgttataaaatatattccaactGGTTCGAATCTTATAATAATCGTTATCAAGACTGGAGAGTAACAAAcaacatttgttgtatttttatgCGAACCTCAAAGCTTACCATTGACTGTGAAACTATTGACATTAGGTCATAATACCAACTCATAAAAAACACTCTCACTATTGcttgtataaaataaaaatgatcgacaatgaaaataacaaaatttcattGATATGAGTTCTATTAACTCACCATTAGCAGTACCACCACAATTAATGACAACGTACGATCCACCAGGACTAAACGTTGGTTGAACCCAGTTACAACGATCTGCATATAGTGTGTTCAAACCACATGAAATACATTCTCTTGGGTCGTCAGTGTTCGCTGAAATGTAGTGGGCTTATGTTATTGTGTTTTGTTTATACTATGGAAATATAGTGCGTAATCTGATATTACAACATATATATCTATAGTTAGGAACcagattattaaaatttataaattagaatTAGTTGATCATTTTTATGCGTTTATCAATACGAGAAAtagttgtaaaaaatattttttctcccTTGAATAGAAAAATTCCCACAATATGTTAATCATCGTTAGTCAATCATAGTTTTTGACGTAGTCACAGTTAAATCAATGAGTATGAAATATCATTTATCATATCTTTGTGTTACATTTTTAGAACCTATTCTATTCCATTTTTCCTAGTTGAAAATCTAAAATGTATGTACATTTGACTCGCCACAAATGACGTATTCTCGGCAATCCTTCCCCGGATTCTTCTGCTTTTTCTGTGCTTGTGTAGTAAATCCAGTCGTTTGTTTCGTCATAGAAAAAAATAGCGTGATCTCCAATACCAGTATCAGTTATCTATCGAAaggtaatattaaagaaaagggtaacaaatttaaaaaaattcccgATCTTGTGCTATCGATTCGCTTTCTACAGGACTGCTCATTCTCCTTCTATGCTCAAGTGCCAGTGTATTCATATGCATGTAAATTTtatgcaaggatgctgtggcAATAGTAAAGATAATTATCTTAAGTGATGTAAGAGTctcgctgcacactaacacaaatatatatacgtgTGTAACATATAATCGTATTATATAGTCTattatatagaaatatatttgtgtcagtgtacagcaagactcttgaatgaGGTATTATTTTTCCCATCTGTCTTTGGAAAACCCTTACCTCGTAGTTGCCACTAGTTCTCCAATCTTTAGCATCAGTTTGTgtatcaacaacaacaatgtgAGGAAAACCAGTCGAATCACTCAACACAGTCATGTATTTATTTTCATCCGGCATTCTTACCAAATCAGCAGGTTTGTAGTGACCAAGCCATCCAGTGCTACTACTGGTTTCCATGTTCGAAACTGGAAACgagaattaaaataaatatttaaggtattttcattttttaagaaAAGTTCTCAAAAAAGGGCACAGTCAATCTAATGCTAGATTATGTCAAATTACGAAGATAGTGTTAattttctatgttaaagtatTATTAAATAGACAAACGCAATGGTAATGGCCTATATTTACACTGGTTCtgaaccagtgggccatggcccactgctgggccacagaACGAATTTGAGGTGGCCACAGAACTATTAAAATTGCTAGTTTTGTTTATGTCACaatagttaattttgattgtagcagcAATCAATAACGATGCTGTTAAAGTGCAGAAAGATCTTGATTTTTTTCGTAGTTTACCCCTTGCAATAAAAAGTTGATGAgccacaagaatttttgagCAACAAAAATGGACCACAGgagaaaaaggttgagaaccactgggccTTAGAAGTTAAAGGAAGATAAGTATGTACCATGGGAACATGTAAATCCTGATGCAGAATCACAGGACTCAGACACAGACTCATTTTCAAACCGGTTTTTCCAGGTAGGAGTAAACATGGTGTCGCTTCTCCAGATAgctgaattcaaataaaactctCCCCAATCAGTCACTgcctgaataaaattatgaaaaataccATACCATGTTCAGCTTCTTACCACATAGGGCTGGTTTCAGTGAAAATTGCAGAAAAATTTAACATGTTCCAACTACAATCACACATAAGCTATATTAAAAAAGTGTACATATTGTTAcatcgctgcttgataaccagctttggttccccgcggcttctcTTCCTCAgtgaaatgtgtttttaatattatttattggtCTTAATTTTGCATGTTAACTTCTTTACTAGATGGAAAAAATAACTTTACTATGATTATGATCACTCAAAACTTGGTAAACTCCTACTAGATTTTCGTTTTCAGTCCCATCTACAACCTATCAAACGCGACCAAGTTTTTAATTCCATTACAATATGGGAGGATCTAATAATTTTCCGATTTTAGTCGTAT
This is a stretch of genomic DNA from Styela clava chromosome 2, kaStyClav1.hap1.2, whole genome shotgun sequence. It encodes these proteins:
- the LOC120336540 gene encoding dipeptidyl peptidase 4-like, which produces MARLKLTIALGFMSVVAVLCITAWNIRGQDKKEEHLVKKDVEPMGMVQEKADNKQYMTFDDWLSGTFRYSTFYPNWLSDSEYAYRTPEGSIMKKNISSEDESVLLDETAWKSVSNPSSYSISADMEYVAITYENTDGYANYMKTFSVDVFSTSDSTKQTIPNFPADKIQKIKWAPVGNKMAFVHDFDVYVVVDFKAAPARITHDGEENVKFNGIADWLHWIEITNDDALLWWSPSGSYLAYATIDETNVKNFDFAIFGGLQYPNMISFPYPKPGTPLPQTKTFVADMSDPANNVEAVPSSAVTDWGEFYLNSAIWRSDTMFTPTWKNRFENESVSESCDSASGFTCSHVSNMETSSSTGWLGHYKPADLVRMPDENKYMTVLSDSTGFPHIVVVDTQTDAKDWRTSGNYEITDTGIGDHAIFFYDETNDWIYYTSTEKAEESGEGLPRIRHLWRVKSNTDDPRECISCGLNTLYADRCNWVQPTFSPGGSYVVINCGGTANGAPISTLHSISNTGAIDFVRVVQNNSQLIENMDAYHFRTREFGELTLPGVDGTFYYTLHKPPNFDETKKYPMLVQVYSGPAYQEVVERFSVSWKDYVASTLDVIVMSFDGRGTGFRGDEIMHQVYMKLGQYEPADQIAAAKILAAENDFIDESKTAIWGWSYGGYATTRTIEEDSEGVFKCGYAVAPVTDWEFYHTIYTERYMKNKIENEIGYNKSTTMQKFENFKNHQYYVFHGTADENVHFQNAARLTMALIENDVEFGAFYAADDNHYMGNVKNSYRNIYKMITKQMCRCFDLDKPDTGVICGPTSEARKAEKKRPMRRKRK